The Vibrio nitrifigilis genome window below encodes:
- a CDS encoding UDP-N-acetylmuramoyl-tripeptide--D-alanyl-D-alanine ligase, with the protein MITMTLSTIAAELNGELIGQDCEIKTVSTDTRYIEGQSLFIALVGERFDAHDFVAQAQENGAAALLVSRKVASSLPQVLVTDTKQALGQLGAYVHQQCATPTIAITGSCGKTTVKEMVASILSEKGKVLFTSGNFNNDIGVPLTLLRSTPEDDYAVIELGANHIGEIQYTVSLVQPDIALVNNVAAAHLEGFGSIDGVKQAKGEIYSGLKAGSCAVVNLDSNGGDRWKATLANKKVKTFSITDHNADFYAQNIRLNEDGRASFTLVTPKQQVPVTLGIIGKHNVANALAATILATEMGASIENVVTGLANITPVKGRVAVSMLTDKIKLIDDSYNASVPAMKAAVDLLGGFPSMRWLILGNMAELGEESLALHRQVGEHAAPFKFEHVLTYGQDTRVISDVCQGKHFDTHEDMILYIKQQLEKYNDQTHTLLIKGALSSSMGKVVAALKEIF; encoded by the coding sequence ATGATAACGATGACATTAAGTACCATCGCTGCAGAATTAAATGGTGAATTAATTGGTCAAGACTGCGAAATTAAAACGGTATCGACGGATACTCGTTATATTGAAGGTCAGTCGTTATTTATCGCATTAGTGGGTGAACGTTTTGACGCGCATGACTTTGTTGCTCAGGCTCAAGAGAATGGTGCTGCAGCTTTATTGGTGTCAAGAAAAGTGGCATCGTCACTTCCACAGGTGTTAGTGACTGACACTAAACAAGCGTTAGGTCAGCTAGGGGCTTATGTACATCAACAATGTGCAACCCCAACGATTGCAATTACTGGGAGTTGTGGGAAAACAACTGTTAAAGAGATGGTCGCAAGTATTTTGTCTGAAAAAGGGAAAGTGCTATTTACGTCCGGGAATTTTAATAATGATATTGGCGTGCCTTTAACCTTACTGCGCTCCACCCCTGAAGATGACTACGCAGTGATCGAACTTGGCGCGAACCATATTGGAGAGATTCAATATACGGTGTCACTTGTTCAACCTGATATTGCGTTGGTTAACAACGTTGCCGCTGCTCATCTTGAAGGTTTCGGCTCGATTGATGGGGTGAAGCAAGCCAAAGGTGAGATCTACTCTGGGTTAAAAGCCGGGAGCTGTGCTGTTGTGAACCTAGATAGCAATGGTGGTGATCGATGGAAAGCGACGCTGGCCAATAAAAAAGTAAAAACTTTTTCCATTACCGATCACAATGCTGACTTTTACGCTCAAAATATCAGGCTTAATGAAGATGGAAGAGCTAGCTTTACTCTGGTTACTCCAAAGCAGCAAGTACCTGTCACACTTGGCATTATAGGTAAACATAATGTCGCGAATGCATTAGCTGCTACCATTTTAGCGACTGAGATGGGCGCAAGCATTGAAAATGTCGTGACTGGTCTTGCCAACATTACGCCAGTAAAAGGGCGTGTCGCGGTATCAATGTTAACTGACAAAATTAAGTTGATTGATGACAGCTATAACGCCAGCGTTCCTGCAATGAAAGCGGCCGTAGATTTGTTGGGTGGTTTCCCATCTATGCGCTGGTTAATTTTAGGCAATATGGCGGAATTAGGTGAGGAAAGTCTTGCACTTCATCGTCAAGTCGGTGAACATGCTGCACCATTCAAGTTTGAGCATGTCTTGACCTATGGTCAGGATACAAGAGTGATCAGTGACGTTTGCCAGGGTAAACATTTTGACACTCATGAAGATATGATTTTATACATCAAGCAGCAACTCGAAAAATACAACGATCAAACTCATACCTTATTGATCAAGGGTGCCTTGAGCTCAAGTATGGGAAAAGTTGTTGCTGCGCTTAAGGAGATATTCTGA
- the ftsL gene encoding cell division protein FtsL: protein MSQTTPNLAKLILIDLLTVGRVPLIILVLIFASAMGVVLTTHDTRQAVSRLDRVQSERLRLDNEWRNLIIEETALAEHSRVQDIAQNQLDMKRPDADKEVVINIK from the coding sequence ATGTCTCAAACTACTCCTAATCTTGCAAAATTAATTTTGATCGATTTGCTGACAGTCGGTCGAGTGCCTCTCATTATATTGGTTCTGATATTTGCCAGTGCCATGGGAGTAGTTTTAACAACACATGATACTCGCCAAGCGGTTTCTCGTTTAGACCGAGTGCAGAGTGAACGACTTCGACTCGATAATGAGTGGCGCAACTTAATCATTGAAGAAACTGCACTAGCGGAACATAGTCGTGTGCAAGACATCGCCCAAAATCAGCTGGACATGAAACGTCCGGATGCAGACAAAGAAGTAGTGATTAATATCAAATGA
- a CDS encoding YraN family protein has protein sequence MGLFNRRKTGSHYEQLAANYLSRQGLTLIEKNFTIRGGEIDLIMQDGLSQTLVFVEVKYRQNQRHGHAAETVTRSKQRHLIRTATLWMKKQHLNIDATDFRFDVVAIHDSGHHIEWIKNAITEG, from the coding sequence ATGGGGCTATTTAACCGGAGAAAAACCGGTAGCCATTATGAGCAATTGGCGGCAAACTATTTAAGTCGCCAAGGCTTAACCCTTATTGAAAAAAACTTCACTATTCGTGGTGGAGAAATAGATTTAATCATGCAAGATGGCCTGAGCCAAACATTAGTGTTTGTTGAGGTGAAATACCGACAAAACCAACGCCATGGCCATGCAGCAGAAACAGTAACACGTAGCAAACAGCGTCACCTTATCAGAACAGCTACGTTGTGGATGAAAAAACAACACCTTAATATAGATGCGACAGATTTCCGTTTTGATGTGGTTGCGATCCACGATAGTGGCCACCATATAGAATGGATAAAAAACGCAATAACCGAAG
- a CDS encoding penicillin-binding protein activator, with product MKNHQRRSVPRLLTPVALAIALAACSSKPSAPDYVDITSEPSETAQIYIMQADTTQGSLQNDLLIMAMKASIAANNTEQAELISKRLSKQKLSNKQTAEWQLNKAQLLTNVEQYDKAMQQLDFKPYWKLADQQWKEYHQLKADIYTSLDKPFDSSRELVALYQYTMQNQWGAISDQIWNNLSHYNSHSITDLTTTPDEDVLDGWLQLAIYMKTLGSDLPQLQNTLKNWLRENPNHPAALNTPQDVQDILAMNISKPNNTALLLPLTGKYARQAQLIRDGFIMSMMNDQTRLPSAKLTVIDTNAESLEKIEQTLEQKHIDFVVGPLEKDKVEALQKVQEDSDNPIKTLSLNIPETVESGYQTCYLTLSPEQEVAQAAKHLFSEGYQYPLILAPEGSYGERVVEAFNEEWRKYSKNKVAVSLFSNKRTLQRNINSVFGLQDSQQNIAQMEELTGMKLKSQPRSRRDIDAVYIVANSAELTLIKPFIEVAINPDTQPPRLFSNSTSNGGGRQYEDLTGVTYSDIPLLVHPSNSISNQMERLWPNDTNGERRLQALGMDAYRLMNELPQMKVVQGYTINGETGVLSIDDSCVVQREISWTKH from the coding sequence ATGAAAAACCATCAGAGACGCAGTGTACCACGCTTACTCACTCCTGTTGCATTAGCAATTGCGTTGGCGGCGTGTTCGTCTAAACCTTCAGCACCTGATTATGTTGATATCACTAGTGAACCAAGTGAGACTGCGCAAATCTACATCATGCAAGCGGATACCACTCAAGGTAGTTTGCAAAATGATTTGTTAATCATGGCGATGAAAGCTTCGATCGCAGCAAACAACACCGAACAAGCAGAGTTAATCAGTAAACGACTATCCAAACAAAAACTGAGTAATAAACAAACTGCTGAGTGGCAACTCAATAAAGCACAGTTGCTGACTAACGTTGAGCAGTATGACAAAGCAATGCAACAGCTTGATTTCAAACCATACTGGAAGTTAGCCGATCAACAATGGAAAGAGTACCATCAGCTAAAAGCTGATATTTATACCTCATTAGATAAACCATTTGACTCTAGTCGAGAGCTGGTCGCCCTTTATCAATACACAATGCAAAATCAATGGGGCGCGATTTCCGATCAAATATGGAACAACCTTAGCCATTACAACAGTCACTCCATTACCGATCTCACCACAACTCCAGACGAAGACGTTTTAGATGGCTGGCTTCAATTAGCCATTTATATGAAAACGCTAGGCAGCGATCTACCTCAGTTGCAAAACACGCTGAAGAACTGGTTAAGAGAAAATCCCAACCACCCTGCGGCATTAAACACGCCGCAAGATGTGCAGGATATTTTGGCAATGAACATCTCGAAACCAAACAATACTGCGTTGCTGTTACCGCTAACGGGCAAATATGCTCGTCAGGCACAGTTAATTCGCGACGGGTTTATTATGTCAATGATGAACGATCAAACTCGTCTGCCTAGTGCAAAATTAACGGTGATTGATACCAATGCTGAATCGCTAGAAAAAATTGAGCAGACACTGGAACAAAAGCACATTGATTTTGTGGTTGGTCCGCTAGAAAAAGACAAAGTGGAAGCGCTGCAAAAAGTTCAAGAAGACAGTGATAATCCAATCAAAACCTTGTCACTCAATATTCCAGAAACCGTTGAAAGCGGTTATCAAACTTGTTATCTCACTCTTTCTCCAGAACAAGAGGTAGCACAAGCAGCCAAACACCTCTTTAGCGAAGGATATCAATACCCTCTTATTCTTGCTCCAGAAGGCAGCTATGGTGAACGTGTTGTAGAAGCATTCAACGAAGAGTGGCGTAAATACAGCAAGAATAAAGTCGCAGTGAGCCTTTTCAGCAACAAACGAACTTTACAGCGTAATATTAATTCCGTCTTCGGTTTGCAAGATAGCCAACAAAATATTGCTCAGATGGAAGAGTTAACAGGGATGAAGTTAAAAAGCCAACCGCGCAGTCGCCGTGATATCGACGCAGTCTACATCGTAGCAAACAGCGCAGAGCTAACCTTGATCAAACCGTTTATCGAAGTGGCGATCAACCCAGATACTCAACCACCACGCCTGTTTTCGAACTCGACCAGTAATGGTGGTGGTCGTCAATATGAAGATTTAACTGGAGTCACTTACAGTGATATTCCATTACTGGTTCACCCAAGTAACTCCATCAGTAATCAGATGGAACGTTTATGGCCAAATGATACCAATGGTGAACGTCGCCTACAGGCTCTTGGCATGGACGCGTACCGTTTGATGAACGAACTGCCACAGATGAAAGTAGTGCAAGGATACACAATCAATGGCGAAACCGGTGTGTTAAGCATTGATGATTCTTGTGTTGTGCAGCGTGAAATTAGCTGGACGAAACACTGA
- the rsmI gene encoding 16S rRNA (cytidine(1402)-2'-O)-methyltransferase, which yields MTDSKTLDVPTLYIVPTPIGNLGDITQRALDVLSTVDIIAAEDTRHTGKLLSHFNIQTKTFALHDHNEQQKAQALVEKLLAGQSIALVSDAGTPLISDPGYHLVSQCRQAGVKVTPLPGACAVITALSASGLPSDRFSFEGFFPAKSKGRKDKLLEIAKVERTCIFYESPHRISESLKDMLEILGPEREVVLARELTKTFETIQGLPLGELVEWVEEDNNRKRGEMVILIHGHREESHSELPEEALRTLGILTKELPLKKAAAMTAEIYNLKKNALYKWGLENLD from the coding sequence ATGACAGATAGCAAAACCTTGGACGTCCCGACGTTATACATAGTTCCGACGCCAATCGGGAATCTGGGAGATATCACCCAAAGAGCCCTAGATGTACTTTCAACTGTTGATATCATCGCCGCTGAAGATACACGCCATACTGGCAAGTTACTCTCTCACTTCAATATTCAAACTAAGACGTTCGCTTTGCATGATCACAATGAACAGCAAAAAGCTCAAGCATTAGTTGAGAAATTATTAGCAGGGCAATCCATCGCATTGGTATCCGATGCGGGTACGCCGCTTATCAGTGATCCAGGGTATCACTTGGTTAGTCAATGTCGTCAGGCGGGTGTTAAAGTTACGCCACTTCCTGGTGCCTGTGCTGTGATCACTGCGCTAAGTGCGTCAGGTTTACCTTCAGATCGTTTTAGTTTTGAAGGGTTTTTCCCTGCGAAAAGTAAAGGTCGTAAAGACAAATTACTTGAAATCGCTAAGGTAGAGCGTACGTGTATTTTTTACGAGTCGCCACACCGAATTAGTGAATCATTAAAAGACATGCTGGAAATTTTAGGTCCAGAACGTGAAGTGGTGCTCGCCCGTGAACTCACCAAAACATTCGAGACTATCCAAGGGTTACCTTTAGGTGAATTGGTTGAATGGGTTGAAGAGGATAATAACCGTAAGCGCGGTGAAATGGTTATTCTGATTCATGGTCACCGTGAAGAAAGTCATAGTGAGCTTCCTGAAGAAGCGTTGCGAACCTTAGGTATTTTAACTAAAGAGTTACCTTTGAAAAAAGCAGCAGCCATGACGGCAGAAATATACAATTTGAAAAAAAATGCTCTATACAAATGGGGTTTAGAGAATCTCGATTAA
- a CDS encoding penicillin-binding transpeptidase domain-containing protein, translating into MKKPSKSKKAQSAPAKKTSSQQSAIFIRWRFYLILFFIFLAFATLVGRAAYIQIIEPDNLIHQSDLRTVRAKTIHSARGIISDRNGEALAVSVPVDAVWANPAIIMKKGALKDKDRWYALADVLNLDREGLINKIRNSKNDKDEPRQFIYLQRQVNAAMANYIRQLKLPGVGLKAESRRYYPAGEVSAHTVGVTGIDGHGLEGVERSYDKWLTGEAGKRIIRKDRYGHVVENISLEKSEAGKPLTLTIDQRIQAIAFRAVKQAMADYRATSASAVMVDVKTGEVLAMVNAPSYNPNNRADYQSYKMRNRVITDAFEPGSTVKPFVVLAALENGVADEHTIIDVGNGTMRIGGARVRDSDRIVGGKASLQMILKKSSNVGVSKLSLRMPIEALLGMYNSVGLGETSGLNLPGESTGIFPTRTRWSDFERATIAFGYGLAITPIQLAHAYATLGNMGKYQPLHLIEGHRQANLEHQVADPKYVREVLDMLETVTQPGGTAVKAAVPGYRIAAKTGTSRKAIAGGYSDEYFAYTAGVAPVSNPRLSLVVMVNEPQGDSYYGGAVAGPVFGEIMKGALQILNIAPDENKVTDDQK; encoded by the coding sequence ATGAAGAAACCGTCTAAATCGAAGAAGGCTCAGTCAGCACCCGCAAAGAAAACGTCATCTCAGCAATCTGCCATTTTTATTCGATGGCGTTTTTATCTTATCTTATTTTTTATCTTTCTCGCTTTTGCCACTTTGGTGGGGAGAGCCGCCTATATTCAGATTATCGAACCCGATAATTTAATTCATCAAAGTGATTTACGTACTGTTCGCGCTAAAACGATTCACTCAGCCCGTGGCATTATTTCTGATCGTAATGGTGAAGCATTAGCAGTTTCTGTCCCGGTTGACGCTGTATGGGCTAACCCTGCCATCATAATGAAAAAAGGGGCTCTAAAGGATAAAGATCGTTGGTATGCGCTCGCTGATGTGCTTAATCTTGACCGTGAAGGGTTAATCAACAAAATTCGAAATAGTAAAAATGATAAGGACGAACCTCGTCAATTTATCTATTTGCAGCGTCAAGTAAATGCGGCAATGGCCAATTATATTCGCCAGTTAAAGCTCCCTGGGGTTGGTCTAAAAGCCGAGTCGAGACGTTATTATCCCGCTGGGGAAGTGAGTGCTCATACGGTAGGAGTTACCGGTATTGATGGGCATGGTTTAGAAGGGGTTGAGCGCAGTTACGATAAATGGCTCACTGGAGAAGCCGGTAAACGGATTATTCGTAAAGACCGTTACGGACATGTTGTTGAAAATATTTCACTGGAGAAAAGTGAAGCAGGTAAACCCCTAACATTGACTATCGACCAGCGAATTCAAGCCATTGCTTTTCGAGCGGTGAAACAGGCCATGGCTGATTATCGAGCGACCTCTGCATCAGCGGTGATGGTGGACGTCAAAACCGGCGAAGTGCTGGCGATGGTAAATGCCCCATCTTATAACCCGAACAACCGCGCTGATTACCAAAGTTATAAAATGCGTAACCGGGTGATTACCGATGCTTTTGAACCAGGCTCGACAGTGAAACCTTTTGTTGTACTCGCTGCTCTCGAAAACGGAGTTGCGGATGAACACACCATTATTGATGTAGGTAACGGTACTATGCGTATAGGTGGCGCTCGTGTTCGAGATTCGGATCGTATTGTTGGCGGTAAAGCATCGCTGCAAATGATCTTGAAAAAATCGAGTAACGTCGGGGTGTCTAAACTATCACTGCGTATGCCAATTGAAGCGTTATTAGGCATGTATAACTCAGTAGGATTGGGGGAAACGTCAGGTCTAAACCTACCCGGTGAAAGTACGGGGATTTTCCCAACCCGTACACGTTGGTCTGATTTTGAAAGAGCCACCATTGCGTTTGGTTATGGATTGGCGATTACTCCTATTCAATTAGCTCATGCTTATGCGACATTGGGAAATATGGGTAAATATCAGCCATTACATTTAATTGAAGGGCATCGCCAAGCCAATTTAGAACATCAAGTTGCTGATCCTAAATATGTTCGTGAAGTCTTGGATATGTTGGAAACGGTTACCCAACCAGGTGGTACTGCTGTTAAAGCCGCTGTGCCGGGATATCGTATTGCGGCCAAAACCGGGACCTCGCGTAAAGCGATTGCTGGTGGCTATAGTGACGAATATTTTGCCTATACCGCAGGGGTCGCGCCAGTGAGCAATCCACGATTATCTTTAGTGGTGATGGTTAATGAACCGCAAGGGGATTCTTATTATGGTGGTGCGGTTGCTGGTCCCGTCTTCGGCGAGATAATGAAAGGTGCGCTGCAGATTTTAAATATCGCACCAGATGAGAACAAAGTTACAGACGATCAAAAATAG
- the murE gene encoding UDP-N-acetylmuramoyl-L-alanyl-D-glutamate--2,6-diaminopimelate ligase, whose amino-acid sequence MRNTGKALSSLLSPWLVMEPSTATQVQVTALHLDSRQVQPGDTFVAVIGHSVDGRQFIDTAVNQGANAVIAQADDDIHPHGFVTEHNQTPVIYVEHLNEHLSELGARLYGEHHNKPIAVTGTNGKTTITQLIAQWLTLVGKKAAVMGTTGNGFLDSLKTAKNTTGSALDIQEQLFELAQQGAEYTALEVSSHGLVQGRVRVLPFAASVFTNLSRDHLDYHGTMEAYAKAKQSLFTEHHCEAAIINSDDAIGHQWLNEIPNAIGVSLYQKPATDKFVWATQVEYVDSGISMQVEGTWGQGTLTVPLIGEFNASNVLLAYTCLLSLGFSAQQLLSTAPKLQPVIGRMELFQHPAKAKVVVDYAHTPDALEKALQALRVHCKGKLFSIVGCGGDRDSGKRPMMAQIAEQYADSVVLTDDNPRSESPEQIIQDMQAGLAHPEHVLVEHDRFKAIALALSHSTKDDIILVAGKGHEDYQILADRTIHYSDRESAQTLLELTA is encoded by the coding sequence ATGAGAAACACGGGGAAAGCGCTTTCGAGTCTTTTATCTCCATGGCTAGTCATGGAACCGTCTACTGCCACTCAAGTTCAGGTGACAGCATTACATTTAGACAGTCGCCAAGTCCAACCCGGCGACACTTTTGTCGCTGTCATTGGTCACTCCGTCGATGGTCGTCAGTTTATCGACACTGCGGTGAATCAAGGAGCCAATGCTGTTATTGCTCAAGCAGACGACGACATTCACCCTCACGGTTTTGTCACAGAGCACAACCAAACTCCGGTGATATATGTTGAGCATCTTAATGAGCATCTGTCCGAACTAGGGGCGCGTTTATACGGTGAACATCATAACAAACCCATTGCAGTAACAGGAACTAACGGCAAAACAACGATAACGCAGCTTATTGCCCAATGGTTAACACTCGTGGGTAAAAAAGCGGCTGTGATGGGAACCACCGGTAATGGATTTCTTGACTCTCTGAAAACGGCGAAGAATACCACAGGTAGTGCGTTAGACATTCAAGAGCAACTATTTGAACTCGCACAGCAAGGCGCTGAATATACAGCACTAGAGGTCTCGTCACATGGTTTAGTTCAAGGGCGCGTTAGAGTGTTGCCTTTTGCTGCGAGTGTATTCACCAATTTAAGTCGTGACCATCTTGATTATCATGGCACGATGGAAGCTTACGCTAAAGCCAAGCAATCACTCTTTACCGAGCATCACTGTGAAGCGGCCATTATTAATAGCGATGATGCAATTGGTCACCAGTGGCTTAATGAAATACCGAATGCCATTGGTGTGTCATTGTATCAAAAACCTGCAACTGACAAATTCGTTTGGGCAACTCAAGTTGAGTATGTTGATAGTGGTATTAGTATGCAGGTTGAAGGTACTTGGGGCCAAGGAACACTGACGGTGCCTTTGATTGGCGAGTTTAATGCTTCTAATGTCTTACTCGCCTATACATGTTTGCTTTCATTGGGTTTTTCTGCTCAGCAATTATTGAGTACGGCTCCGAAATTACAACCTGTCATTGGACGCATGGAGCTATTTCAACACCCTGCCAAGGCAAAAGTGGTGGTCGATTATGCCCATACTCCAGATGCACTAGAAAAAGCGTTACAGGCACTGCGTGTGCATTGCAAAGGTAAACTTTTTTCTATCGTGGGTTGCGGTGGTGACCGTGATTCAGGTAAGCGCCCGATGATGGCTCAAATTGCGGAGCAGTATGCCGATAGCGTCGTGCTTACTGATGATAACCCGCGCAGCGAATCTCCTGAGCAAATCATTCAAGATATGCAAGCAGGTCTGGCTCATCCAGAGCATGTTTTGGTTGAACATGATCGTTTCAAAGCCATAGCACTAGCACTTTCTCATTCAACCAAAGACGACATTATTCTTGTGGCGGGTAAGGGCCATGAGGATTACCAAATTTTAGCGGACAGAACGATACATTATTCTGACCGTGAATCGGCACAAACCTTGTTGGAGTTAACCGCATGA
- the rsmH gene encoding 16S rRNA (cytosine(1402)-N(4))-methyltransferase RsmH, with product MTESFQHISVLLHESIDGLAIKPDGTYIDGTFGRGGHSRTILSKLGPNGRLFSIDRDPQAIAEAQKIDDPRFTIVHGPFSGIAEYAERYDLVGEVDGVLFDLGVSSPQLDDAERGFSFMKDGPLDMRMDPTSGIPVSEWLVNADLDDITWVIREFGEDKHARRIAKAIVAYRENEENEPLTRTSQLAKLISDAAPKSFKEKKHPATRSFQAFRIYINSELEEIDKALNGAMNVLAKEGRLSVISFHSLEDRMVKRFMRKESKGPQVPHGIPMTEDQIKALGSANLKTVGKAIKPSESEVEVNPRSRSSVLRIAEKL from the coding sequence ATGACTGAATCATTCCAACATATTTCTGTGCTTTTGCATGAATCCATCGATGGTTTGGCCATTAAGCCAGACGGTACCTATATTGATGGTACTTTTGGTCGCGGTGGTCATAGTCGGACAATTTTATCTAAGCTTGGGCCAAATGGTCGTCTGTTTAGTATCGACCGTGATCCGCAAGCAATTGCCGAGGCGCAAAAAATTGATGATCCGCGCTTTACTATCGTACATGGCCCGTTTTCAGGTATTGCTGAATACGCAGAGCGTTACGATTTAGTCGGAGAAGTTGATGGCGTACTGTTTGATTTAGGTGTGTCGTCACCTCAACTTGATGATGCAGAACGTGGGTTTAGCTTTATGAAAGATGGCCCACTGGATATGCGCATGGATCCAACATCAGGTATCCCTGTATCAGAATGGTTAGTGAATGCTGATTTAGATGATATCACGTGGGTAATTCGCGAGTTTGGCGAAGATAAGCATGCTCGTCGTATTGCGAAGGCGATTGTGGCTTATAGAGAAAATGAAGAAAATGAACCATTGACTCGTACTAGTCAGTTAGCCAAATTGATCTCTGATGCAGCCCCAAAAAGCTTCAAAGAGAAGAAACATCCAGCCACTCGCTCATTCCAAGCGTTTCGTATCTATATCAATAGTGAACTTGAAGAAATTGATAAAGCTCTTAACGGTGCAATGAACGTGCTAGCGAAAGAAGGACGTTTGTCGGTAATCAGCTTCCACTCTCTGGAAGACCGTATGGTGAAACGTTTTATGCGTAAAGAGAGTAAAGGGCCGCAAGTGCCTCATGGTATCCCAATGACGGAAGACCAAATTAAAGCGCTTGGAAGTGCTAACCTTAAAACGGTTGGTAAAGCGATTAAACCTAGTGAATCTGAAGTGGAAGTGAATCCTCGTTCTCGTAGTTCTGTATTAAGGATTGCGGAAAAACTGTAG